Proteins encoded together in one Carya illinoinensis cultivar Pawnee chromosome 3, C.illinoinensisPawnee_v1, whole genome shotgun sequence window:
- the LOC122304867 gene encoding uncharacterized protein LOC122304867, which yields MDRAWMHIEDRMRSNEYAEGVKKFIDMAKAHAPRRDCIRCPCRRCRNRSFHPISMVEDHLFIVGIDTSYTEWIFHGEEKTVQYTTLSDEEGIDDYSYNDYIDDVDEMLDDIRVGSFMDNSSSPEGIADRVPQGHTAHTPIPPNFDELLDDAKMPLYPNCSKFSKLSFIVKLLHIKTVGGWTVKSFDMVIKLMQAAFPQAHFPASYNEARQLQRGLGFSYKKIHVCPNDCALFWKENAKKDECPKCNASRWASSTSTQHRLPKKVLRYFPLKPRLQRLFVSKKTAQVMRWHKTERVDDTTHMRHPADLQVWKDFERKHASFAEDPRNVRLGLASDGFNPFNNMSKPYSIWPVLLVPYNLPPWLCMKDPYLMMSLLIPGLKAPRNDIDVFMHPLIDELIELWEEGVRTYDAYKREFFVLRAALLWTINDFPTYANLSGWSTKGKMACLTCNAETDSLWLVHGRKHCYMGHRRWLEFGKSTSKKRKRLPNELNWTKRSIFFELPYWLDLGLRHNWDVMHIEKNICDNVLGTLMDIDGKSKDTANARRDLEHLGLRKELHLQHDGDHTSMQCACYVLNATERRSLCARLADVKFPDGFASNIALCVNVSDGKIMGMKSHDCHIFMQYLLSVVISGFLPANVRRALIELCLFFKELCSQTLDKTMLKRLQKNIPIILCKLEMIFPHAFFDIVVHLAIHLPDEALLAGPVQYRWMYPFERYMGKFKRYVRNRARPEGSIAEAYVHVECLTFCSMYLNDIETRHNREERNIDVGLCSQQPSLSVFPQKVRPLGGAKISVLPDTVLSKAECDHYNKMKEEGLSNFEHRHQSQFLSWFRAHIAELHAMTPPEVTDDIYALACGPDPLVASYHGCIMNGIRFHTKNLETRRLTQNSGVIVYGNHQGNPVDYYGQLTEVIELRYMGWRKCFLFKCDWWDIGDKRRGIQVGDHFTSVNTSRQWYKDEPFALASQALQVFYIKDPTLGGKDDSDTDVRNYGPVDENDGFLNPLTRVGEEQLPVDPSTKSRSQLSSGSDDEDTDNDDVQNNDFFGWRT from the exons ATGGATAGggcttggatgcatattgaagataggATGCGTTCCAACGAATATGCTGAGGGcgtaaaaaaattcatagatatGGCAAAGGCCCATGCACCGAGGAGAGACTgcattaggtgtccatgtaggCGATGCCGAAATCGATCTTTCCATCCTATCTCTATGGTTGAAGATCATTTGTTCATTGTCGGGATAGATACATCTTATACAGAATGGATATTCCATGGCGAGGAGAAAACTGTGCAATACACCACATTGTCGGATGAAGAGGGTATTGATGACTATTCCTACAATGACTACATTGATGATGTcgatgagatgttagatgacatccgtGTTGGATCCTTCATGGACAATTCCTCTAGTCCAGAAGGAATTGCAgaccgagttccccaaggacaCACCGCTCATACTCCAATACCCCCTAACTTCGATGAGTTGCTAGATGATGCCAAAATGCCACTCTATCCAAATTGTTCTAAGTTCTCAAAGCTATCATTCATAGTCAAGTTGCTTCATATAAAGACTGTTGGTGGTTGGACTGTGAAGTCGTTTGACATGGTTATCAAGTTGATGCAAGCTGCATTTCCTCAAGCACATTTCCCTGCCTCATATAACGAGGCTCGCCAATTACAACGTGGTTTGGGCTTTAGTTACAAAAAGATACATGTATGTCCAAATGATTGTGCCTTATTTTGGAAAGAGAATGCTAAGAAGGATGAGTGCCCTAAATGTAATGCATCTAGGTGGGCCTCAAGCACATCTACCCAACATAGGTTACCCAAAAAAGTCCTCCGATATTTCCCTTTGAAGCCGCGGTTGCAACGATTGTTTGTGTCAAAGAAGACTGCCCAAGTCATGAGGTGGCATAAAACAGAGCGTGTTGATGATACCACCCACATGAGACATCCGGCAGATTTACAGGTCTGGAAAGACTTTGAGAGGAAGCATGCCTCATTTGCTGAAGATCCTCGTAATGTCAGACTTGGTTTAGCGAGTGATGGGTTCAACCCATTCAATAACATGAGCAAGCCGTATAGTATTTGGCCGGTGCTACTtgtgccttacaacttgcctccttggttatgcatgaaagatccgtACTTGATGATGTCTTTGTTAATCCCTGGACTAAAGGCACCGAGAAATGATATTGACGTGTTCATGCATCCACTAATAGATGAGTTGATAGAATTATGGGAAGAGGGAGTTCGTACATATGATGCATACAAACGAGAATTCTTTGTATTGAGGGCGGCATTGCTCTGGACTATTAATGACTTCCCTACATATGCTAATCTCTCCGGCTGGAGCACAAAGGGTAAGATGGCCTGCCTTACTTGTAATGCTGAAACAGATTCATTGTGGTTGGTTCATGGACGAAAACACTGTTATATGGGCCATCGTCGTTGGTTGGAG TTTGGTAAATCTACTTCAAAGAAGAGGAAACGTTTGCCCAATGAACTTAATTGGACAAAAAGAAGTATCTTTTTTGAGCTTCCATACTGGTTAGACTTGGGATTAAGACATAACTGGGACGTCATGCACATTGAGAAAAACATTTGTGATAATGTGTTGGGAACTTTGATGGATATTGATGGCAAAAGTAAGGACACTGCCAATGCGCGTAGGGATTTGGAACATCTTGGACTAAGGAAAGAGTTACATCTACAACATGATGGTGATCATACTTCTATGCAGTGTGCATGTTACGTGTTAAATGCAACTGAGCGAAGGAGTCTTTGTGCTCGGTTGGCAGACGTCAAATTCCCTGATGGTTTTGCCTCAAATATTGCTCTGTGTGTCAACGTTAGTGATGGGAAAATAATGGGAATGAAGAGCCATGATTGTCATATCTTCATGCAATACTTGTTGTCGGTTGTAATTAGTGGGTTCCTACCTGCTAATGTGCGTCGAGCCCTAATAGAGTTGTGcttgtttttcaaagaattatgttctCAAACACTAGATAAAACAATGTTGAAACGGCTTCAAAAAAATATCCCCATCATTCTCTGCAAactggaaatgatattcccacatGCATTTTTCGATATCGTGGTGCACCTTGCTATTCATCTACCAGACGAAGCATTGCTAGCAGGACCTGTTCAgtataggtggatgtaccccTTTGAGAGGTATATGGGTAAGTTCAAGAGGTACGTTCGCAATAGAGCCCGTCCAGAAGGATCCATTGCTGAAGCATATGTTCACGTAGAGTGCTTGACATTTTGCTCTATGTACCTTAATGATATTGAGACTAGACATAACCGAGAGGAAAGGAACATTGATGTTGGTTTATGCTCCCAACAGCCAAGTTTATCTGTTTTCCCCCAAAAGGTTCGCCCATTAGGTGGGGCAAAAATATCTGTATTACCTGATACCGTGTTGTCCAAGGCTGAGTG TGACCATTATAACAAGATGAAGGAAGAGGGCTTGAGTAACTTCGAGCATAGGCACCAAAGTCAATTCCTATCATGGTTCAGAGCACAC ATTGCGGAGTTGCATGCAATGACTCCTCCCGAGGTGACAGATGACATATATGCATTAGCATGTGGACCAGATCCACTAGTCGCATCGTACCATGGCTGTATCATGAATGGAATTCGGTTTCACACGAAGAACCTCGAAACGCGTCGACTCACCCAAAACAGTGGGGTTATTGTTTATGGCAACCATCAAGGTAACCCTGTTGACTACTACGGCCAGTTGACGGAGGTCATAGAATtacgctacatgggttggcgtaagTGCTTCttgttcaaatgtgattggtgggacatTGGCGACAAGAGAAGAGGGATACAAGTTGGGGATCATTTCACAAGTGTCAATACTTCgaggcaatggtataaagatgagccttTCGCCCTAGCCTCCCAAGCATTGCAAGTGTTTTACATTAAGGACCCAACTTTGGGGGGAA AAGACGATAGTGACACTGATGTTAGGAACTATGGTCCTGTTGATGAAAATGATGGATTTCTCAATCCATTGACCCGGGTCGGGGAAGAGCAATTACCAGTTGATCCATCAACCAAATCTAGATCACAATTATCCTCAGGAAGTGATGATGAGGACACTGATAATGATGACGTGCAAAACAATGATTTTTTTGGATGGAGAACATAG